One Candidatus Krumholzibacteriia bacterium DNA window includes the following coding sequences:
- a CDS encoding NAD(P)-dependent alcohol dehydrogenase, whose protein sequence is MQAGVVSRYGDLENLEIKEVPVPEPAAGEVRVRIRAIGLNDTDYALITGKPLFVRLFTGLRRPKYPIPGCDIAGEVDSVGPGVGRFRPGDRVFGDLTGTFGGFAEYVCCDESALARMSSEMDFVDAAALPQAGTLALQSIEAGEPADGMEILINGAGGGMGILALQLLRKRRSVRITGVDSASKLPDMRDAGFDEVLDYRRTDFTRTGSRYDLILDTRTKRWPAAYLRALKPSGRYVTVGGSMPRFFALAILGLLKRPLGGRRLIVVAQEINYGLAKFRDLAVEGVLKPRIDGPYPFSELRERLAYFLRAEHRGKVVLTVE, encoded by the coding sequence ATGCAGGCTGGCGTTGTTTCGCGATACGGGGACCTCGAAAATCTCGAGATCAAGGAGGTGCCCGTTCCCGAGCCAGCAGCGGGAGAGGTCCGGGTGCGGATTCGTGCGATCGGTCTCAATGACACCGATTACGCGCTGATCACCGGCAAGCCGCTCTTCGTGAGGTTATTCACCGGGCTGCGCCGACCGAAGTATCCGATACCCGGCTGTGACATCGCCGGTGAAGTCGATTCGGTAGGGCCGGGTGTCGGTCGATTCAGGCCCGGCGACCGCGTCTTCGGTGACTTGACGGGTACGTTCGGAGGGTTCGCCGAGTACGTGTGTTGCGACGAGTCGGCGCTGGCGCGCATGTCGTCAGAGATGGATTTCGTTGACGCTGCGGCCCTGCCCCAGGCCGGAACGCTCGCCCTGCAGTCCATCGAGGCTGGGGAGCCCGCTGACGGCATGGAAATCTTGATCAACGGCGCCGGCGGTGGAATGGGAATACTGGCGCTACAGCTACTCAGGAAACGTCGTTCGGTGCGGATTACCGGTGTCGACTCTGCATCGAAGTTGCCGGACATGCGGGACGCCGGGTTCGACGAGGTGCTCGACTATCGCCGGACCGACTTCACTCGTACCGGCTCGCGCTACGACCTGATACTGGACACGAGGACGAAACGCTGGCCCGCTGCCTACCTGCGCGCGCTGAAACCGAGCGGGCGCTACGTCACCGTCGGCGGTTCCATGCCCCGGTTCTTCGCGCTGGCGATTCTCGGGCTTCTCAAACGCCCGCTGGGCGGCAGGCGGCTGATCGTCGTGGCACAGGAGATCAACTACGGGCTCGCGAAATTCCGGGACCTCGCCGTCGAAGGCGTGCTCAAGCCGCGGATCGATGGTCCTTACCCCTTTTCCGAGCTGCGAGAGCGGCTGGCGTACTTCCTGCGCGCGGAGCACCGTGGGAAAGTCGTTCTAACCGTCGAGTGA